One stretch of Thermococcus sp. 21S9 DNA includes these proteins:
- a CDS encoding damage-control phosphatase — protein MRIHHECVACAINQCQKIVEMSLTDENSRRDAMLFSLKRASELFSKDSIPAVVGGLLFLDLYEFIGNDDPFRDYKRLSNEMAKGLVGHFEDSDLKTALKLAIAGNVVDFSTGYNPEKLEEDIRKVLEESLRIDHSDELFTRLKRAGVLLYLVDNCGEIYFDRLFLGKLREEFPNLKIIVAGKAGPIINDATVEDLLEAGFEGIAEVISTGSRLPGTPIEHVSEEFLEVFRSADVVIAKGQANFETLSELRDSRIFFLLKAKCPAIAREIGVPIGSLLCFNPALR, from the coding sequence ATGAGGATTCATCACGAGTGCGTTGCCTGCGCGATAAACCAGTGTCAGAAAATCGTCGAGATGAGCTTAACCGATGAAAATTCCCGCAGGGATGCGATGTTGTTTTCGCTCAAGCGCGCCTCCGAGCTGTTCTCAAAGGACTCAATTCCTGCAGTCGTTGGGGGATTGCTCTTCCTCGACCTCTACGAGTTCATTGGGAACGACGACCCTTTCAGGGACTACAAGCGCCTTTCAAACGAGATGGCAAAGGGACTTGTGGGCCACTTTGAGGATTCCGACCTTAAAACCGCACTAAAGCTCGCGATAGCCGGAAACGTCGTGGACTTTTCAACGGGCTACAACCCTGAGAAGCTTGAGGAGGACATCAGAAAGGTTCTCGAGGAGAGCCTTCGTATAGACCACAGCGATGAGCTCTTCACGAGACTGAAGCGCGCTGGGGTTCTTCTCTACCTCGTTGACAACTGCGGTGAGATATACTTCGACAGGCTATTCCTCGGGAAGCTGAGAGAGGAGTTTCCGAACCTTAAAATAATCGTTGCGGGTAAGGCCGGCCCGATAATAAACGATGCAACCGTTGAAGACCTCCTTGAGGCAGGCTTCGAAGGAATTGCTGAGGTCATCTCAACGGGCTCGAGACTGCCGGGCACTCCAATCGAGCACGTTTCAGAGGAGTTCCTTGAGGTTTTCCGCTCGGCGGACGTCGTCATTGCTAAGGGGCAGGCCAACTTCGAGACCCTGAGTGAACTTCGGGACTCCAGAATCTTCTTTCTGCTCAAGGCCAAATGCCCGGCAATCGCGAGGGAAATCGGGGTCCCAATAGGCTCCCTCCTCTGCTTTAACCCTGCTCTTCGTTGA